The following is a genomic window from Hyalangium gracile.
GGCATCAAGTTCCACAGCATGACGACCATCTGGCTGAACGGCGTGGCGGGCAGTGAGATCACCCACGTCATCAACGGCCAGGGCGGTCGGGTCTACGCCAACACCCCCGCGGAGGCCATGCGGCAGACCATCGCGAACTGGACGGGGACCGGCGCCGCCGACACCCAGGCGCCGAGCACGCCGGCGAGCCTGACGGCGACGGCCGTGTCCAGCAGCCAGATCAACCTGAGCTGGGGCGCGTCGACGGACAACGTGGGCGTCGCTGGCTACAACGTCTACCGCGGCGGCACGCTGGTCGGCGCTCCTGGCTCGAACTCCTACAGCGACACGGGGCTGACGGCGTCGACGGTCTACAGCTACACGGTCCGGGCGAGGGATGCGGCCGGCAACCTGTCGGCCAACAGCAACTCCGCCAGCGCCACCACGCAGCCTGGCGGTGGCACGGGCGCGCCGCTGGTGCGCACGGGCTGGACGGGCACCTCGTCTCCGGCGAGCAGCGAGCCGGTGTCGGCCCTCTTCGACGGCAACCTGGCCACGCGCTGGACCACGGGCGTGCCGATGGCCAACGGCCAGTCGCTGACCGTGGACATGCAGGGGGTGAAGACCTTCAACAAGATCGTGATGAACTCCACCGGCAGCGACCTGGACTATGCCCGGGGCTACCAGGTGTTCGTCTCGAACGACGGCACGAGCTGGGGCAGCGCGATTGCCACCGGAACGGGCACCGGCCCGGTCGTGACGGTCACCTTCACCACGCGCAACGCCCGCTACATCCGCGTGGTGCAGACCGGCTCGAACTCGTCCTGGTGGTCCATGCGTGAGTTCGACGTCTACTACTGACGAGGCGCTTCACCCCATGCAGTGAGCCGGCCCTGCTCTCGCGCAGGGCCGGAGGAGGCGAGTCCTGACGGCGTCAGGCTCGCCTCTTCGTGCATCTACCCCCCGGTATCCGAAAAGAGGGATTGGACATGAGAGCACTTGGGATCTTCTTCCTGCTGCTGACCGCCTTCCACACCGCGCACGCGCAGCCCCAGAGCGCCAAGCGAGGGCTCGGCTACGGCTACCACTCGGCGGAGGACATGCTCGCCCTCTCCCGGGGAATGAGCTGGTGGTACAACTGGTCACCGAAGCCCGACTCGGGAGCCGCGGGGGTCTACCAGTCCGCGGGCGTGGCCTTCGTCCCCATGGTCTGGGGAGGCACGCCCAATGCCGACCAGGTGGCGGCCGCCATCCCCGCGGGGGCCCAGTACCTGCTCGGGTTCAACGAGCCCAACTTCCGGAGCCAGGCGAACATGACGCCGAGCCGGGCCGCGGCCTTGTGGCCCATCCTGGAGGAGGTGGCCCGGCGCAAGAACCTGAAGCTGGTCTCGCCGGCGGTGAACTACTGCGGCGACTGCGTCTCGGAGGGCGGCGTGACGTACTCGGATCCCGTCACCTACCTGGATGCGTTCTTCGCCGCCTGCACGAACTGCAAGGTCGACTACATCGCGGTTCACTGGTACGCCTGCGATGTCGGGGCGCTCCAGTGGTACATCGGGCGCTTCAAGAAGTACAACAAGCCCATCTGGCTGACCGAGTTCGCGTGCGGAGACATGCCGCACGATCAGATCACCCTGGCGATCCAGAAGCAGTACATGACGGCCGCGGTCAACTACCTGGAGAACGAGCCCGCCGTCTTCCGCTACGCCTGGTTCTCCGGCCGCAACAACGAGATCCCCCACATCAACCTGCTGGGGAACTCCGGGCAGCTGACCGAGCTGGGGCAGCTCTATGTCAACCTGCCGTTCAGCGGCTCCTCGAGCGGCCGGTTGACGCCCGTGGCGGCGCTGTCCTCCTCCAGCGAGAATGGCGGCACGCTCCCGGCCAACGCCGTGGACGGGAACCTGGGCACGCGGTGGAGCAGCGCCTTCGCCGATCCGCAGTACCTCCTGCTGGACTTCGGCTCCAGCAAGAGCTTCTCGCGGGTGCGGATCAACTGGGAGGCCGCCTACGGCAGGGACTACCAGCTCCAGGTCTCCAACGACCTCTCCACCTGGACGACGCTCAGCTCGGTGGTGAACGGGGATGGTGGCGTGGATGAGCTCACCGGCCTGTCCGGCGCTGGCCGGTACTTGCGCATCCACGGAACCCGCCGGGCCACGGGGTACGGGTACTCCATCTTCGAGGTGGAGGTCTACGGGGGCTGAGCGTGAGCCTTGTCCCCCTACATCGTCCTCACCTAGCGTGAACCTCCCCCTCTCGCGGAGCGCCCCATGCTCGTGCACACCATCTGGTCCGGCGGCAAGCTGCCCCCCTGGGCCCTCGAAGGACTGGAGACCATTCGCAAGGCCACCCCTCGGCATGACCACCTGCTCTGGGCCGTCCCCAAGGAGAAGGGCACGAGCATCAAGGCGCCTCGCTGGAACACCATGCAGCTGTCACAGCTCTGGCTGCAGGACTTCAAGTTCCTCGACCCGTACGACGACGACACGCTCTACGACATCATCCAGTTCGAGCTGAAGTACGGGGGCTTCTCGGCCATCAAGGACCTGCTGGAGTTCGTCGTCCTGTACCTCTACGGCGGCCTGTACCTCGACCTGTCCATGCGCTCGCTCACCTCCGAGGACCGGGGCGCCGCGATCCAGAAGACCATCCCCATGTCCGCGTGGGATCCCTCCACGGAGACCTCGGAGGTTCG
Proteins encoded in this region:
- a CDS encoding glycosyl hydrolase gives rise to the protein MRALGIFFLLLTAFHTAHAQPQSAKRGLGYGYHSAEDMLALSRGMSWWYNWSPKPDSGAAGVYQSAGVAFVPMVWGGTPNADQVAAAIPAGAQYLLGFNEPNFRSQANMTPSRAAALWPILEEVARRKNLKLVSPAVNYCGDCVSEGGVTYSDPVTYLDAFFAACTNCKVDYIAVHWYACDVGALQWYIGRFKKYNKPIWLTEFACGDMPHDQITLAIQKQYMTAAVNYLENEPAVFRYAWFSGRNNEIPHINLLGNSGQLTELGQLYVNLPFSGSSSGRLTPVAALSSSSENGGTLPANAVDGNLGTRWSSAFADPQYLLLDFGSSKSFSRVRINWEAAYGRDYQLQVSNDLSTWTTLSSVVNGDGGVDELTGLSGAGRYLRIHGTRRATGYGYSIFEVEVYGG